A genome region from Pristis pectinata isolate sPriPec2 chromosome 4, sPriPec2.1.pri, whole genome shotgun sequence includes the following:
- the ndufb4 gene encoding NADH dehydrogenase [ubiquinone] 1 beta subcomplex subunit 4 produces MAEYREAPLASRPRTLDAKEYLEQSAEQRRAQEQRLAIRSRLKLQYLRQLNDPTRTQLMEDPALTRWVYARTLNHIYPNFRPSPKTSLMGFVCGVVPLFFWYYILKTDRDHKEKLIREGMERPFSLSS; encoded by the exons ATGGCGGAGTATCGGGAGGCGCCGCTGGCCAGCCGGCCCCGCACCCTCGACGCCAAGGAGTACCTGGAGCAGAGTGCGGAGCAGCGGCGGGCCCAGGAGCAGCGGCTGGCCATCCGCTCCCGCCTCAAGCTGCAGTACCTGAGGCAGCTGAACGACCCGACGCGGACGCAGCTGATG gaAGATCCAGCCCTAACTCGCTGGGTATATGCTCGCACTCTGAACCACATCTATCCCAACTTTCGTCCAAGTCCTAAGACATCACTAATGGGATTTGTCTGCGGTGTAGTACCTCTATTTTTCTGGTATTACATCTTAAAAACTGATCGG gatcataaagaaaaacttatcagGGAAGGAATGGAACGACCATTTAGTCTTTCATCATGA
- the hgd gene encoding homogentisate 1,2-dioxygenase isoform X1, whose protein sequence is MGSLKYMSGFNNEFSSEDPRCPGSLPEGQNNPQVCPYGLYAEQLSGSAFTCPRNSNKRSWLYRILPSVLHKPFASVSQGNLCYNWDEVNPDPNQLRWLPFKIQKASEKMVDFVTGLHTICGAGDIRSRSGLAIHVYVCNTSMENKSLYNSDGDFLLVPQKGNLLITTEFGKMLVEPNEICVIQQGMHFSVEVFEETRGYILEIFGGHFELPDLGPIGANGLANPRDFKVPVAWFENRQVPAGFTVISKFQGKLFAAQQNHSPFNVVAWHGNYTPYKYNLNNFMVINSVAFDHADPSIFTVLTAKSTRPGVAIADFVIFPPRWGVADHTFRPPYYHRNCMSEFMGLIKGHYEAKEEGFLPGGGSLHSIMTPHGPDAECFEKASKAKLIPERVADGTMAFMFESSFNMSVTRWGLETCNCLDKSYSNCWQSLKSNFSINWKPSDK, encoded by the exons TATATGTCAGGATTTAACAATGAATTTTCTTCAGAGGATCCACGCTGTCCTGGGTCCTTACCAGAGGGTCAG AATAATCCACAGGTTTGTCCGTATGGGCTGTATGCGGAACAACTGTCTGGTTCAGCCTTCACTTGCCCAAGAAACAGCAATAAGAGGAG TTGGCTTTATCGTATCTTACCTTCAGTCCTTCATAAGCCCTTTGCTTCTGTATCTCAGGGAAACCTGTGCTACAATTGGGATGAAGTCAACCCTGATCCCAACCAG CTCAGATGGCTGCCATTCAAAATTCAGAAAGCATCGGAGAAGATGGTCGATTTTGTAACT GGCTTACATACTATATGTGGAGCTGGAGACATCAGGTCACGCAGTGGCTTGGCTATTCACGTCTATGTCTGCAACACATCAATGGAGAATAA GAGCCTTTATAATTCAGATGGGGATTTCCTTCTAG TGCCCCAAAAGGGGAACCTCTTGATTACCACAGAATTTGGCAAAATGCTGGTTGAACCCAATGAAATTTGTGTCATTCAG caaGGGATGCACTTCAGTGTGGAGGTTTTTGAAGAAACCAGGGGTTATATTCTGGAAATCTTTGGAGGACATTTTGAGTTGCCTGATCTTGGCCCCATTG GAGCCAATGGCCTCGCCAATCCCAGGGATTTCAAGGTTCCCGTTGCATGGTTTGAAAACAGACAAGTTCCAGCAGGTTttactgtcatcagcaaatttcagGGCAAGCTTTTTGCTGCTCAACAG AATCACTCTCCATTTAACGTTGTGGCCTGGCATGGAAACTATACACCTTACAAGTACAATCTGAATAACTTTATGGTCATTAATTCTGTTGCATTTGATCATGCA GATCCTTCAATTTTCACAGTGCTGACTGCTAAATCGACTCGCCCAGGTGTAGCTATTGCAGACTTTGTGATCTTTCCACCACGTTGGGGAGTAGCTGACCACACGTTCAGGCCTCCTTACTACCATC GCAACTGTATGAGTGAATTTATGGGACTTATTAAAGGTCATTATGAAGCAAAGGAGGAGGGCTTCCTGCCTGGAGGAGGTAGTCTGCACAGTATTATGACCCCACATGGGCCAGATGCTGAGTGCTTTGAAAAAGCAAGCAAGGCAAAACTCATACCAGAACGAGTAGCCGATGGAACAATG GCATTTATGTTCGAGTCGTCATTCAACATGAGTGTCACCAGATGGGGTCTGGAAACGTGCAACTGCTTGGACAAAAGCTATTCAAATTGTTGGCAGTCATTGAAAAGTAATTTCAGTATCAACTGGAAGCCAAGTGACAAGTGA